A DNA window from Corynebacterium ciconiae DSM 44920 contains the following coding sequences:
- a CDS encoding 3'-5' exonuclease has translation MSSTLLVGKNFRSIPGLEKQILNFIEKLKKDPSHPSLRIKPLNNTADPRVRTGRVTDQYRAVLVELEGSDGRLFMLLHVDNHDEAIAYAQTVTVKINSTNGEVVIDNSGGPATSRPQDLDAEIESRAKQRAAEIAAQQLAAAHEQQPEPPVGTAAQLPQIPPRESLRQAGISTEELITELGLSADTVADIEAADTEAVLDELLEDRPEFERDAILGLLAGMSIDEVIEDLGLQRLEPGSDDADSDDAIIDSLQRSSYWIDPSEHDLKDILERGSFAEWRTFLHPSQQRAVQGKHRGSARIVGGAGTGKTVVLLHRTRFLYEQAATEGTVPRIFLTTFTKELARQLKAQMNVLDPAFPEASMPGTPGVWINAIDSAISNFITNARKDELDTALQATLGISTSFVPRPMDARDVHKNWELAAELNGEGLPAAKRHPDFLNDEFTDIILAHSITELKDYLRISRTGRRTALGRKERKIVWAIVQAFIRRCSEYKRLTYPALAVVAAHILESRQQPFFDHVVVDEGQDFHAGHWRFIRACVAAGPNDIFLAEDSHQRIYGNQLPLSRFGIDTRGGATRRLRLNYRTTAQNLNYASAILDGVQWLDSSGEDDTLTGYRSVRTGPLPRIVHAATPEEEDAAIERAITAWTKQNSPSTHIGVLCRDNQRVLMRNSHLKTAGITTSTLRSGAATLEAPVSVMTMHNAKGMEFTHVILDGITEQTIPRRGGRQPLPDADREDSLQRERALLYVAASRARDELLITTIGEPSSLLPELGD, from the coding sequence ATGAGCAGCACCCTGCTAGTGGGCAAGAATTTCCGTTCCATACCCGGGCTGGAAAAGCAGATCCTGAACTTTATTGAAAAGCTCAAAAAGGACCCAAGCCACCCCTCGCTCAGGATCAAGCCGCTGAACAACACCGCCGATCCGCGGGTGCGCACCGGGCGGGTGACGGATCAATACCGCGCGGTGCTGGTGGAACTTGAGGGCTCGGACGGGCGGCTTTTCATGCTGCTGCACGTGGATAATCACGATGAAGCCATCGCTTATGCGCAGACGGTGACCGTGAAGATCAACTCCACCAATGGCGAGGTGGTGATCGATAATAGCGGCGGCCCAGCCACCTCCCGCCCGCAGGATCTGGATGCGGAAATCGAATCCCGCGCCAAGCAGCGCGCCGCAGAAATCGCCGCGCAGCAGCTCGCCGCCGCCCACGAGCAGCAACCAGAACCTCCCGTGGGCACCGCCGCCCAGCTGCCGCAGATCCCGCCACGTGAAAGCCTGCGCCAGGCCGGCATCAGCACGGAAGAATTGATCACCGAGCTGGGGCTATCTGCCGATACCGTCGCCGACATCGAGGCCGCCGACACCGAAGCCGTGCTCGATGAGCTGCTCGAGGACCGGCCCGAGTTCGAGCGCGACGCCATCCTCGGCCTGCTGGCGGGAATGAGCATTGACGAGGTAATCGAGGATCTCGGACTCCAGCGCCTCGAACCCGGCAGCGATGATGCCGATAGCGACGATGCGATCATCGACTCCCTGCAGCGCTCCAGCTACTGGATTGATCCTTCCGAGCATGATCTCAAAGACATTCTGGAGCGGGGCAGCTTCGCCGAATGGCGCACCTTCTTGCACCCCTCCCAGCAGCGCGCCGTGCAGGGCAAGCACCGCGGTAGCGCCCGCATCGTGGGTGGCGCCGGCACCGGCAAAACCGTGGTGCTGTTGCACCGCACCCGCTTCCTCTACGAGCAGGCCGCCACAGAGGGCACGGTGCCGCGGATCTTTCTCACCACCTTCACCAAGGAGCTCGCCCGCCAGCTCAAAGCCCAGATGAACGTGCTGGATCCCGCCTTCCCGGAGGCCAGTATGCCCGGCACCCCTGGGGTGTGGATCAACGCGATCGACTCCGCCATCTCCAACTTCATCACCAACGCCCGCAAGGATGAGCTCGACACCGCCCTGCAGGCCACCCTGGGCATCAGCACCTCTTTCGTGCCCCGGCCGATGGATGCTCGCGATGTGCACAAAAACTGGGAGCTGGCCGCCGAGCTCAACGGTGAAGGCCTGCCGGCCGCCAAGCGGCACCCCGACTTCCTCAACGATGAGTTCACCGACATCATCCTCGCCCACTCCATCACCGAGCTGAAGGATTATCTGCGCATCTCCCGCACCGGGCGGCGCACCGCCCTCGGCAGGAAGGAACGCAAGATCGTGTGGGCGATCGTGCAGGCCTTCATCCGCCGCTGCTCCGAGTACAAGCGCCTCACCTATCCGGCGTTGGCTGTGGTGGCCGCCCATATTCTGGAATCGCGCCAGCAGCCCTTCTTCGACCACGTGGTGGTGGACGAGGGCCAAGATTTCCACGCCGGCCACTGGCGCTTCATCCGCGCCTGCGTGGCGGCCGGTCCCAATGACATCTTCCTCGCCGAGGACTCCCACCAGCGCATCTACGGCAACCAGCTGCCGCTCAGCCGCTTCGGTATTGATACCCGCGGCGGCGCCACCCGCCGGCTGCGCCTGAACTACCGCACCACTGCCCAGAACCTGAACTACGCCTCCGCCATCTTGGACGGGGTGCAGTGGCTGGATTCCAGCGGCGAGGACGATACCCTCACCGGCTACCGCTCGGTGCGCACCGGCCCGCTGCCGCGCATCGTGCACGCCGCCACCCCCGAGGAAGAAGATGCCGCCATCGAGCGCGCTATCACCGCATGGACCAAGCAAAACAGCCCCTCCACCCATATCGGCGTGCTGTGCCGCGATAACCAGCGAGTGCTCATGCGCAACAGCCATCTCAAAACCGCCGGCATCACCACCAGCACCCTGCGCTCTGGGGCCGCCACCCTCGAAGCCCCGGTATCGGTGATGACGATGCATAACGCCAAGGGCATGGAATTTACCCACGTGATCCTCGATGGCATCACCGAGCAGACCATTCCTCGCCGCGGCGGGCGCCAGCCGCTTCCCGACGCCGACCGCGAGGACAGCCTCCAGCGCGAACGGGCCCTGCTCTACGTGGCGGCCTCCCGCGCCCGCGACGAGCTGCTCATTACCACCATCGGCGAGCCCTCCTCCCTCCTACCGGAGCTGGGCGACTAG
- a CDS encoding sensor histidine kinase, protein MAPTPSAVHGTFSRPWQGFDVFTCIFASLWLPFLAVPVMNTAPRVSTAEQVWAVLCILAFAGVYSFYFGAHTYYPRGWSPDARFWAAAAALSILVACASIPLGSWVVCFLPFFVSFIAFSRPLRFTLSAVPLLCAAASILVLSAGADLSILSLTVVVPALITVAGVANNRELAARRIRQELEQAREREKLATDVHDLLGHSLTVINLKAEVAARYVDHDPLRAKEEMQAVAELSKRSLVEVRAAVNHQLGRDLSTELTHARDALATAGIQCTIEHTTPVQDPPLFAWVLREAITNVIRHSGASDCHITLTPRCMRVHDNGCGMGTHEGNGLRGMRRRATAAGAQLQIENHDGTTITVQLGAA, encoded by the coding sequence GTGGCACCAACCCCCTCAGCCGTGCACGGCACATTCTCTAGGCCTTGGCAGGGCTTCGATGTGTTCACCTGTATTTTCGCCAGTCTGTGGCTGCCGTTTTTGGCGGTGCCGGTGATGAACACTGCGCCTCGTGTCTCCACAGCGGAACAGGTGTGGGCGGTGCTGTGCATCCTCGCCTTCGCGGGCGTCTATAGCTTCTACTTTGGCGCGCACACCTACTATCCGCGCGGGTGGTCGCCGGATGCTCGCTTTTGGGCGGCAGCCGCCGCATTAAGCATCCTTGTTGCCTGCGCGAGCATCCCTCTGGGCAGCTGGGTTGTGTGTTTTCTGCCGTTTTTTGTCTCCTTTATCGCCTTTTCGCGGCCGCTGCGCTTCACTCTGAGCGCGGTGCCTCTTCTCTGCGCGGCGGCGTCGATCCTCGTGCTCAGCGCAGGGGCGGATCTGAGCATTCTGAGTCTGACCGTCGTGGTGCCGGCGTTGATCACAGTGGCCGGGGTGGCGAATAATCGCGAGCTCGCAGCCCGCCGAATCCGCCAGGAATTGGAACAAGCCCGGGAGCGGGAGAAGCTCGCCACCGATGTGCACGATCTGCTGGGGCATTCGCTCACGGTGATTAACCTCAAGGCCGAGGTGGCTGCCCGCTATGTGGATCACGATCCGCTGCGGGCTAAGGAGGAAATGCAGGCGGTGGCGGAGTTGAGTAAACGCAGCCTCGTAGAGGTCCGCGCCGCGGTGAATCATCAATTGGGCCGCGATCTCTCCACCGAGCTCACCCACGCCCGCGATGCCCTGGCCACCGCGGGTATTCAGTGCACGATCGAGCACACCACCCCGGTGCAGGATCCACCGCTGTTTGCGTGGGTGCTGCGCGAGGCGATCACCAATGTCATTCGCCACTCCGGCGCCAGCGATTGTCACATCACCCTCACCCCGCGGTGTATGCGGGTGCACGATAATGGGTGCGGTATGGGTACGCACGAGGGCAATGGTCTGCGCGGGATGCGTCGTCGCGCCACAGCGGCCGGGGCGCAGCTGCAGATTGAGAATCACGATGGCACCACCATCACGGTGCAGTTAGGAGCAGCATGA
- a CDS encoding FAD-binding oxidoreductase, whose product MTSTQGKTSTAASNGAHGTLHTEATTLTGWGRTAATTAHVLSTPDVEEIVRAVTLVAEQNESKPNHLKRGIVARGMGRSYGDPAQNAGGLVVDMTPLNHIHSIDTETAIVDVDGGVTLDQLMKAALPYGLWVPVLPGTRQVTIGGAIGPDIHGKNHHSAGSFGDHVVSMELLVADGRILHLEPEGSADDPEGELFWATVGGMGLTGIILRARIKMTRTETAYFIADGDLTGNLDETIEFHSDGSEKNYTYSSAWFDAISPEPKLGRAAISRGSLATLAQLEELNPKLAKDPLKFNAPQLVTVPDIFPSFTMNKMSMVAIGELWWLKSGTYKNQVQNLTQFYQPLDLIGEWNRGYGKRGFLQYQFVVPREAVEPFKSIVKDIQASGHYSALNVFKLFGEGNKAPLSYPMPGWNVCVDFPIKKGLGQFLDDLDRRVMEFGGRLYLAKESRTTAENFHQMYPGMEGWLATRNAIDPHGVFASDMSRRLELR is encoded by the coding sequence ATGACGAGCACACAAGGTAAGACCAGCACCGCTGCTTCGAACGGTGCCCACGGAACCCTGCACACAGAAGCCACAACCCTCACCGGCTGGGGCCGCACCGCCGCCACCACGGCTCACGTGCTGTCCACCCCCGATGTGGAAGAGATCGTCCGCGCCGTCACCCTCGTGGCGGAGCAGAACGAGTCTAAGCCCAACCACCTCAAGCGCGGCATTGTTGCCCGCGGTATGGGCCGCTCCTACGGCGATCCGGCCCAAAACGCCGGTGGCCTCGTGGTGGATATGACTCCGCTGAACCACATCCACTCCATCGACACCGAAACCGCCATCGTGGACGTGGACGGCGGTGTCACCCTCGACCAGCTGATGAAGGCCGCCCTGCCCTATGGGCTGTGGGTGCCGGTTCTGCCCGGAACCCGCCAGGTGACCATCGGCGGCGCGATCGGCCCCGATATTCACGGCAAGAACCACCACTCCGCCGGCTCCTTCGGCGACCACGTGGTGTCCATGGAGCTGCTGGTGGCCGATGGCCGCATCCTGCACCTCGAGCCGGAGGGCTCCGCCGATGACCCCGAGGGCGAACTGTTCTGGGCCACCGTCGGCGGCATGGGACTGACCGGCATCATCCTGCGGGCCCGCATCAAGATGACCCGCACCGAGACCGCCTACTTCATTGCCGATGGCGATCTCACCGGCAACCTCGACGAGACCATCGAGTTCCACTCCGATGGATCCGAGAAGAACTACACCTATTCTTCCGCATGGTTCGACGCCATCTCCCCGGAGCCGAAGCTCGGCCGCGCCGCTATCTCCCGCGGCTCCTTGGCCACCCTCGCCCAGCTGGAGGAGCTCAACCCCAAGCTGGCGAAGGATCCGCTGAAGTTCAACGCCCCGCAGCTGGTGACCGTGCCCGATATTTTCCCCAGCTTCACCATGAACAAGATGTCCATGGTGGCCATCGGCGAGCTGTGGTGGTTGAAGTCCGGCACCTACAAGAACCAGGTGCAAAACCTCACCCAGTTCTATCAGCCGCTGGATCTCATCGGCGAGTGGAACCGTGGCTACGGCAAGCGCGGCTTCCTGCAGTACCAGTTTGTGGTGCCGCGCGAGGCAGTGGAGCCGTTCAAGTCCATCGTCAAGGACATCCAGGCCTCCGGCCACTACTCGGCACTCAATGTGTTCAAGCTCTTCGGCGAGGGCAACAAGGCCCCGCTGTCCTACCCGATGCCTGGCTGGAATGTGTGCGTGGACTTCCCCATCAAGAAGGGCCTCGGCCAGTTCTTGGATGATCTGGATCGCCGCGTGATGGAATTCGGCGGCCGCCTCTATCTGGCCAAGGAGTCCCGCACCACCGCCGAGAACTTCCACCAGATGTATCCCGGCATGGAGGGCTGGCTGGCCACCCGCAACGCCATCGACCCGCACGGTGTCTTCGCCTCCGACATGAGCCGCCGCCTCGAGCTGCGCTAA
- a CDS encoding response regulator transcription factor yields MIRVLLADDQALVRGALAALLDLERDIEVVAQCGSGSEVVPLIDAHSVDIALVDIEMPDMSGLEAAKAITERNRHAATPCACVIVTTFGRAGYVKTALAHGARGFLVKDTPPEQLAEAVRQVHHGLTVIDPEMMADTLSAMESPLTPREVEVARQALSGADTRSIAAALHMSAGTVRNHLSSIIAKTNAGNRYEAARMARDAGWL; encoded by the coding sequence ATGATCCGGGTTCTGCTGGCCGATGATCAGGCCCTGGTACGCGGCGCCCTCGCGGCCCTGTTGGATTTGGAGCGCGATATCGAGGTGGTAGCGCAGTGTGGTTCCGGCAGCGAAGTGGTGCCGCTTATCGACGCTCACTCGGTGGACATCGCCCTCGTAGACATAGAGATGCCCGACATGAGTGGCCTCGAGGCCGCCAAAGCCATCACAGAACGCAATCGCCACGCCGCCACCCCCTGCGCCTGCGTGATCGTCACCACCTTCGGCCGGGCGGGCTATGTGAAAACGGCACTCGCTCATGGCGCCCGCGGCTTTTTGGTCAAAGACACCCCGCCGGAACAGCTGGCAGAGGCAGTACGCCAAGTACATCATGGGCTGACCGTGATTGATCCTGAGATGATGGCCGATACCTTAAGCGCCATGGAATCCCCGCTTACTCCCAGGGAGGTGGAGGTGGCCCGTCAGGCGCTCAGCGGCGCCGATACCCGCAGCATCGCGGCCGCACTGCACATGAGCGCAGGCACCGTGCGCAATCACCTCTCCAGCATCATTGCGAAAACCAACGCCGGTAACCGCTACGAGGCGGCCCGAATGGCCCGTGATGCGGGGTGGCTCTAA